In one window of Tenrec ecaudatus isolate mTenEca1 chromosome 3, mTenEca1.hap1, whole genome shotgun sequence DNA:
- the MFSD8 gene encoding major facilitator superfamily domain-containing protein 8 isoform X3 gives MANLGTEAEREPLLGDHTPGSRELDGIETEEHYKSRWRSIRILYFTVFISSVGFSIVIMSIWPYLQKIDPTADASFLGWVIASFSVGQMVASPIFGLWSNYRPRREPLTVSILISVAANCLYAYVHAPASHNKYYMLAARGLVGFGAGNVAVVRSYIAGATSLQERTSAMANTSACQALGFILGPASTAEIHIPQGYIDQVAVVATNVLFFVVLFIFALFETILTPLTMDMYAWTREQAVLYDGIILACLGIEAVLIFMGIKLLSKQIGERAILLGGLIVVWVGFFILLPWGNQFPKIQWEGLHNNSIPNVTFGEIAVTFWKSSGEGQNEEPTGCAIQQAWCLYTPVIHLAQLLTSATLIGVGYPACNVMSYTLYSKILGPKPQGAYMGWLTASGSGARIFGPMFISQVYAYWGPRWAFSLVCGIVLLTITLLGVVYNRLVAFSLRHERNQESIN, from the exons AGAATTGGATGGTATTGAAACTGAAGAGCATTATAAGAGCCGATGGAGATCTATAAGGATTCTGTATTTTACTGTGTTTATCAGCAGTGTTG GATTTTCTATTGTGATAATGTCAATATGGCCATATCTCCAAAAG ATTGATCCGACAGCCGATGCAAGTTTTCTGGGCTGGGTTATTGCTTCATTTAGTGTTGGCCAAATGGTGGCTTCACCTATATTTGGTTTATGGTCTAATTATAGACCACGAAGAGAACCTCTTACTGTCTCCATCTTGATTTCGGTGGCAGCCAACTGTCTGTATGCATATGTCCATGCCCCAGCTTCTCATAATAAATACTACATGTTGGCTGCTCGAGGCCTCGTAGGATTTGGAGCAG GAAATGTGGCCGTTGTGCGATCCTATATCGCTGGTGCTACTTCCCTTCAGGAAAGAACCAGTGCAATGGCAAACACAAGTGCATGTCAAGCATTAGGTTTTATCCTTGGTCCAG CAAGTACCGCTGAAATTCATATTCCTCAAGGATATATTGACCAAGTTGCTGTCGTAGCCACTAATGTTCTATTTTTtgtggttctgtttatttttgccCTTTTTGAAAC catcCTCACTCCATTAACAATGGATATGTATGCCTGGACAAGAGAGCAGGCAGTTTTATATGATGGAATAATACTTGCTTGTCTTGGAATTGAGGCAGTCCTTATTTTCATGGGGATTAAATTGCTTTCCAAACA GATTGGCGAGCGTGCTATTCTGCTGGGAGGACTCATCGTTGTGTGGGTTGGCTTCTTTATCTTGTTACCCTGGGGCAATCAGTTCCCCAAAATACAGTGGGAAG GTTTACATAATAACTCAATCCCCAATGTCACTTTTGGGGAAATCGCTGTTACTTTCTGGAAGTCGTCAGGAGAAGGTCAAAATGAAGAGCCAACTGGCTGTGCAATTCAACAAGCCTGGTGCCTCTACACCCCTGTGATCCATCTGGCCCAGTTGCTCACATCAGCCACGCTAATTGGAGTAGGTTATCCAGCCTGCAACGTTATGTCCTATACATTATATTCAAAAATACTGGGACCAAAACCTCAG GGTGCATACATGGGCTGGCTGACAGCTTCTGGAAGTGGAGCTCGGATTTTTGGACCCATGTTCATCAGCCAAGTGTATGCTTATTGGGGCCCACGATGGGCATTCAGCCTCGTGTGTGGAATAGTGCTGCTCACCATCACACTCCTAGGAGTGGTTTACAACAGACTTGTGGCTTTTTCTCTACGACACGAGAGGAATCAAGAGTCAATTAACTAA
- the MFSD8 gene encoding major facilitator superfamily domain-containing protein 8 isoform X2, whose amino-acid sequence MNLKNVSKNGITDLTNVLRVMESTLKIDPTADASFLGWVIASFSVGQMVASPIFGLWSNYRPRREPLTVSILISVAANCLYAYVHAPASHNKYYMLAARGLVGFGAGNVAVVRSYIAGATSLQERTSAMANTSACQALGFILGPAFQTCFALIGEKGVTWDAIDLQINMYTTPVLLGAFLGLLNIILILAILREHRVDDSGRQCTNVQFDEASTAEIHIPQGYIDQVAVVATNVLFFVVLFIFALFETILTPLTMDMYAWTREQAVLYDGIILACLGIEAVLIFMGIKLLSKQIGERAILLGGLIVVWVGFFILLPWGNQFPKIQWEGLHNNSIPNVTFGEIAVTFWKSSGEGQNEEPTGCAIQQAWCLYTPVIHLAQLLTSATLIGVGYPACNVMSYTLYSKILGPKPQGAYMGWLTASGSGARIFGPMFISQVYAYWGPRWAFSLVCGIVLLTITLLGVVYNRLVAFSLRHERNQESIN is encoded by the exons atgaatttgaagaatgtttccaagaatggaatcacagatttgacaaatgtattaagggtaatggagagtactttgaag ATTGATCCGACAGCCGATGCAAGTTTTCTGGGCTGGGTTATTGCTTCATTTAGTGTTGGCCAAATGGTGGCTTCACCTATATTTGGTTTATGGTCTAATTATAGACCACGAAGAGAACCTCTTACTGTCTCCATCTTGATTTCGGTGGCAGCCAACTGTCTGTATGCATATGTCCATGCCCCAGCTTCTCATAATAAATACTACATGTTGGCTGCTCGAGGCCTCGTAGGATTTGGAGCAG GAAATGTGGCCGTTGTGCGATCCTATATCGCTGGTGCTACTTCCCTTCAGGAAAGAACCAGTGCAATGGCAAACACAAGTGCATGTCAAGCATTAGGTTTTATCCTTGGTCCAG ctTTTCAGACTTGTTTTGCTCTCATTGGTGAAAAGGGCGTGACATGGGATGCTATTGATCTGCAGATAAACATGTACACAACACCAGTTTTACTTGGCGCCTTCTTGGGACTGCTAAACATTATTCTAATCCTTGCTATATTAAG agAACATCGTGTGGATGACTCGGGACGCCAGTGTACAAACGTTCAGTTTGATGAAG CAAGTACCGCTGAAATTCATATTCCTCAAGGATATATTGACCAAGTTGCTGTCGTAGCCACTAATGTTCTATTTTTtgtggttctgtttatttttgccCTTTTTGAAAC catcCTCACTCCATTAACAATGGATATGTATGCCTGGACAAGAGAGCAGGCAGTTTTATATGATGGAATAATACTTGCTTGTCTTGGAATTGAGGCAGTCCTTATTTTCATGGGGATTAAATTGCTTTCCAAACA GATTGGCGAGCGTGCTATTCTGCTGGGAGGACTCATCGTTGTGTGGGTTGGCTTCTTTATCTTGTTACCCTGGGGCAATCAGTTCCCCAAAATACAGTGGGAAG GTTTACATAATAACTCAATCCCCAATGTCACTTTTGGGGAAATCGCTGTTACTTTCTGGAAGTCGTCAGGAGAAGGTCAAAATGAAGAGCCAACTGGCTGTGCAATTCAACAAGCCTGGTGCCTCTACACCCCTGTGATCCATCTGGCCCAGTTGCTCACATCAGCCACGCTAATTGGAGTAGGTTATCCAGCCTGCAACGTTATGTCCTATACATTATATTCAAAAATACTGGGACCAAAACCTCAG GGTGCATACATGGGCTGGCTGACAGCTTCTGGAAGTGGAGCTCGGATTTTTGGACCCATGTTCATCAGCCAAGTGTATGCTTATTGGGGCCCACGATGGGCATTCAGCCTCGTGTGTGGAATAGTGCTGCTCACCATCACACTCCTAGGAGTGGTTTACAACAGACTTGTGGCTTTTTCTCTACGACACGAGAGGAATCAAGAGTCAATTAACTAA
- the MFSD8 gene encoding major facilitator superfamily domain-containing protein 8 isoform X1 has protein sequence MANLGTEAEREPLLGDHTPGSRELDGIETEEHYKSRWRSIRILYFTVFISSVGFSIVIMSIWPYLQKIDPTADASFLGWVIASFSVGQMVASPIFGLWSNYRPRREPLTVSILISVAANCLYAYVHAPASHNKYYMLAARGLVGFGAGNVAVVRSYIAGATSLQERTSAMANTSACQALGFILGPAFQTCFALIGEKGVTWDAIDLQINMYTTPVLLGAFLGLLNIILILAILREHRVDDSGRQCTNVQFDEASTAEIHIPQGYIDQVAVVATNVLFFVVLFIFALFETILTPLTMDMYAWTREQAVLYDGIILACLGIEAVLIFMGIKLLSKQIGERAILLGGLIVVWVGFFILLPWGNQFPKIQWEGLHNNSIPNVTFGEIAVTFWKSSGEGQNEEPTGCAIQQAWCLYTPVIHLAQLLTSATLIGVGYPACNVMSYTLYSKILGPKPQGAYMGWLTASGSGARIFGPMFISQVYAYWGPRWAFSLVCGIVLLTITLLGVVYNRLVAFSLRHERNQESIN, from the exons AGAATTGGATGGTATTGAAACTGAAGAGCATTATAAGAGCCGATGGAGATCTATAAGGATTCTGTATTTTACTGTGTTTATCAGCAGTGTTG GATTTTCTATTGTGATAATGTCAATATGGCCATATCTCCAAAAG ATTGATCCGACAGCCGATGCAAGTTTTCTGGGCTGGGTTATTGCTTCATTTAGTGTTGGCCAAATGGTGGCTTCACCTATATTTGGTTTATGGTCTAATTATAGACCACGAAGAGAACCTCTTACTGTCTCCATCTTGATTTCGGTGGCAGCCAACTGTCTGTATGCATATGTCCATGCCCCAGCTTCTCATAATAAATACTACATGTTGGCTGCTCGAGGCCTCGTAGGATTTGGAGCAG GAAATGTGGCCGTTGTGCGATCCTATATCGCTGGTGCTACTTCCCTTCAGGAAAGAACCAGTGCAATGGCAAACACAAGTGCATGTCAAGCATTAGGTTTTATCCTTGGTCCAG ctTTTCAGACTTGTTTTGCTCTCATTGGTGAAAAGGGCGTGACATGGGATGCTATTGATCTGCAGATAAACATGTACACAACACCAGTTTTACTTGGCGCCTTCTTGGGACTGCTAAACATTATTCTAATCCTTGCTATATTAAG agAACATCGTGTGGATGACTCGGGACGCCAGTGTACAAACGTTCAGTTTGATGAAG CAAGTACCGCTGAAATTCATATTCCTCAAGGATATATTGACCAAGTTGCTGTCGTAGCCACTAATGTTCTATTTTTtgtggttctgtttatttttgccCTTTTTGAAAC catcCTCACTCCATTAACAATGGATATGTATGCCTGGACAAGAGAGCAGGCAGTTTTATATGATGGAATAATACTTGCTTGTCTTGGAATTGAGGCAGTCCTTATTTTCATGGGGATTAAATTGCTTTCCAAACA GATTGGCGAGCGTGCTATTCTGCTGGGAGGACTCATCGTTGTGTGGGTTGGCTTCTTTATCTTGTTACCCTGGGGCAATCAGTTCCCCAAAATACAGTGGGAAG GTTTACATAATAACTCAATCCCCAATGTCACTTTTGGGGAAATCGCTGTTACTTTCTGGAAGTCGTCAGGAGAAGGTCAAAATGAAGAGCCAACTGGCTGTGCAATTCAACAAGCCTGGTGCCTCTACACCCCTGTGATCCATCTGGCCCAGTTGCTCACATCAGCCACGCTAATTGGAGTAGGTTATCCAGCCTGCAACGTTATGTCCTATACATTATATTCAAAAATACTGGGACCAAAACCTCAG GGTGCATACATGGGCTGGCTGACAGCTTCTGGAAGTGGAGCTCGGATTTTTGGACCCATGTTCATCAGCCAAGTGTATGCTTATTGGGGCCCACGATGGGCATTCAGCCTCGTGTGTGGAATAGTGCTGCTCACCATCACACTCCTAGGAGTGGTTTACAACAGACTTGTGGCTTTTTCTCTACGACACGAGAGGAATCAAGAGTCAATTAACTAA